The DNA sequence CGAGGACCCGGCCACCCGCAGCAACGCACCGGACGCCACCCGCCGGGTCGGGCCGCCCCCCGGCCCCGGCCGTCCTGGCCCCGGCGGTCCCGGTGGTCCCGGTGGTCCCGCGGACGGGACCCGGCGCCTCGGGCCCGGCGAGGCCCCGACCCACCACCTCGGTACCCCGCCGACCGCGGCCTACGGCGCCCCGCGGCCGTCGCGCCCGGACGCGACCCGGATGATGCCCGCCCCCATCACCGAGCCCGAGCTGCTCGGCGGCCGGTACCGGCTGGAAGGGCTGATCGGCCAGGGCGGGATGTCCGACGTCCACCGGGCCACCGACACCCGGCTCAACCGCCCGGTCGCGGTGAAGATCTTCGGTGCGGCCGACGACCCGAGTGCCGACCAGCGTTTCGAGCAGGAGGCGCAGGTCATGGCGAACCTGCGCCACCCCGGCCTGGTCGCCGTGCACGACTTCGCCGTCGAGGCCGACCGCGCCTACCTGGTGATGGAGCTCGTCGACGGGCCGACGCTCAAGGACGTCATCGCGTCCGAGGACCTGCCGCCCGAGGACATCCGCCGGATCGGCGCCGAGGTCGCCCAGACCCTGGCCTACGTCCACTCCCAGGGCGTCACCCACCGCGACGTCAAGCCGTCGAACATCCTGATCGACTCCGACGGCCGGGCCCGGCTCGCCGACTTCGGCATCGCCGCCCTGCTCGGGGCCGACGGCCACACCGCGGCCGGCGAGATCATCGGGACGCCGGCGTACCTGTCGCCGGAGCAGGTCCAGGGCCGCCCGGTCGGACCGCCGACCGACGTGTACGCGCTCGGCCTCGTGCTGCTGGAGGTCTGGACCGGGCGGCAGGAGTACCAGGGACAGGGACTCCAGGGCGCCGCCGAGCGCGTGAACCGCGCCCCGGTCGTGCCCGCGGACGTGCCCGAGCCGCTGCGGACGGCGATCGCGCAGTCCACCGCCACCGACCCGGCGCGGCGCCCGGACGCCCGGCGCGTCGCCGAGATCCTGGCCGAGCCGACCGCCGTCGCGACACCGGTCGTCGCACCGGAGCCGGAACCCGAGCAGCGCGACCTCGGCTCGTCGGGGATCGGGAAGTGGATCGCGATCGGCGCACTCGTCGTCGCGCTGCTGGTGCTGCTGCTCGGGTTCCTGCTGTTCGGCAACGACGACTCCGACACCCAGGCACCGCCGACCACCGAGACCAGCGCACCGCCCACCACCGAGACGACCACCGAGACGACCGAGGCCCCGAGCAGCGAGAACGGCGGCGGCATCCAGATCCCCAGCAACATCCCGGGTCTGCCGACGAACCTGCCGTCGCTGCCGACCGAGCTGCCGTCGTTGCCGTCGCTGCCCTCGAACCTGCCCGACCCGGGCCAGATCGGGCAGGACGCGCAGGGCTTCTCGGAGGCGATCCAGCGCTGGTGGTCCGGGATCACCGGGAACTGACGTGTCCCGTCCGACCCGGTGCGGCGCGCGCCGGGCCGGACGGGGACCATCGGAGGTGACACGGGCGCGGTCAGTGCCCGGTGACCACCTGCGGAGGGGTTCTCGGTGAGCGCGAGCACGGAGCAGGCGACGACCGACGCGGCCGGCGGTGCGCAGCCCGCACCGGCGGTGCCGGCGCGGCAGGACCGCCGGGCCCTCCTGACCGCGCTCACGGTCGCCCTGGTGCTGCTGTGCGCCGGTGCCGCGGTCGCCGTCTCGATCGGCGACGACGGCTTCTGGCGGCAGAGCGGGCTGCCGGTGCCCGAGCCGGGGCTGAAGGCGGCGACGGTCGTCGCGAAGGCCCTGGCCGTGGCCGCCACCGCCCTCGCCGCCGGATCGCTGCTGGTCGGCGGGCTGGTCGCGGCCCCGCAGACGTCCGGAACGGTCGACGTCCACGGCTACCGCGCGCTGCGCCGGGGCACCCTGGCCGCCACCGTCGCCGGGGTGTCGGCGATCGCCGCGGGCTGGCTGTCGGTGGCCGACATGACCGGCAACTCCCCCGGCGTCCTGGCGTCGGTGGGCCCGTTCGGGTGGCTCGACGCCGCCGCGACGATCGAGGAGCCGCTGGGCTGGGCGCTCGCCGGTGCCCTGCTGCTGCTGGTCGCCCTCGGGTCGGCGTTCTCGCTGAGCTGGAAGGCCGCCGCCGCGCTCGGGCTGCTCGCCGCCTGCGCGATGGCGGTGCCCGCCGCGGTGCACCCCGCCGCGACCGGGGCCGGGCACGACTGGAGCGGCGACGCCAACGTGCTGCGCGCCGTCGCCGGGACCGCCTGGCTGGGGCTGGTCGCCGCACTGGTCGCGTTCCGCGCGCACGGAGGCGTCGTCGAGGGACGGACCGCGGGCCGGGTCCGCGGCCTGCTCGCGGTCGGCGGGGTCGTGTACCTGCTCGGTGAGGTCGTCTTCCAGCTGGTGGTGACCGACGCCGGGCCGCTCGGCGGGTCGCCCTACGTGCGGGTCGCCGTCGTCGTCGCGGTGCTGCTCGCGGCCCTGGTCCCGCTGACCGCGCTGCTGGCCCGCGGGCTCGTCGCCGACCCGGCCGGACCGGTGCCGGCCCGGTTGCTGCCGGTCGTCGCGGTGCTGGGGGCGACGGTGGCGACGCTGGGTGTCGCGAGCATCCGGCTGGTGCCGCCGCGGTTCGTCGTCGCCGACGACTCGGCGCTGCAGACCCTGATCGGCTGGGACATCACCCGGCCGTTCTCGGCGCTCGCGGTGCTCGTCGACTGGCGCTGGAACCTGCTGTTCGGCACCGGCGCGCTGGTGCTCGCCGGGCTGTACCTGGCCGCCGTGCGACGGCTGGCGGCCCGCGGGGTGACGTGGCCGGTCGGGCGCACCGTCGCCTGGCTGCTGGGCTGCGCGACGCTGCTGCTGGCGACGTCGTCGGGGCTGGGCTTCTACTCCCCGTCCATGTTCAGCGTCCACATGATCAGCCACATGACGCTGAACATGCTCGCGCCGATCCTGCTGAGCCTCGGTGGCGCGGTCACGCTCGCGCTGCGGGTGCTGCGCCCGGCGGGCCGCGGCAACCCGCCCGGCCCGCGGGAGTGGCTGCTCGCGGCGGTGCACTCGCGCGTCGCGAAGGTCGTGACGCACCCGGCGTTCGCGGCGATGCTGTTCGTCGGCTCGTTCTACGTCCTGTACTTCACCCCGCTGTTCGACGGGGCGCTGCGGTTCCACTGGACCCACCAGCTGATGAACCTGCACTTCGTGCTGGTCGGCTACCTGTTCTTCTGGCCGCTGATCGGCGTCGACGCCGCCCCGCACCGGCTGCCGCACCTGGGGCGGCTCGCGGTCATGCTCGCGACGATGCCGTTCCACGCGTTCTTCGGCGTCGCGGTGATGAGCTCCTCCACGGTGCTCGGCGAGAACTTCTACCGCCAGGTCGGGCTGCCCTGGGTGGACCTGCTCGACGACCAGCGCACCGGCGGCGGGATCGCCTGGGCGACCGGTGAGATCCCGATGCTGCTGGTGATGGTCACGCTCGTGGTGCAGTGGTCGCGCGACGACTCCCGGGAGGCCGCCCGCAAGGACCGGCAGGCCGAGCGGGACGACGACGCGGAGCTGAAGGCGTACAACGCGATGCTGGAGCAGATGCGGCGGGGCGGGTGAGCGTGGCGGAGCAGCCGCTCGACCTGGAGCTGCTCGGGACGGTCGTCGCGGAGTACCAGGCCGAGGCACGGGTCGGTGCCGTGCGGACCGTGGGCGAGCGGCTGTCCGTCGACCTCGTCCTCGACCAGACCTGGCAGGAGGACGTCGAGGATCTGGCGCGGACGCACGTCCGGATCGACGCCGCCGGCGTCCTCGGCTGGGAGCTCGCCGGCACCCCGGGGCCGGACGTCACGCACCTCGAGCTCCACGAGGAGCACCCGGCGCTCCGCCTGCACACTGAGATCTCGGACTCGGTGTACGTCCGCGGTGCGCCGCCGGAACCGGAGCTGCTGGCGTACCGGCTCCGCATGCTGGTCGAGTCCGAGACCGGCGGCTGGTACCCGCCGTCGGAGTGCTTCCACCGGCTCGACGACCTCCCCGCGCACCTGGCAGGTGGTCGAGGCCTGATCGCGCGGGGGCCGCGCGGCCTCATCGACGGCATCGCCCGGCTGCTCACCGAGGCCGGGGTCACCGAGGCCGGGGTCACCGCGGACGTGGTGCCCGACCGTCATCCCAGGCGCCGGCACGTCACCGACGGCGGCCCGCCGCCCCGGTTCCTCGACCTCGGCGCGGCGGGCCACGTCGTCGCCACCTCGTTCGCGGCACACGGGGAGCTGCCGGTGAAACCCGTGCTCTGACCAACGGCCCCGATCCGGACGACCGGTCTGTCACACCGGACGATCGGACGGGTACCCGGCCACACCACGGCGAAGGCTGACAGCGTGACCGACACATCCACCTCCACCCGTCCGGACCGCACCGCCTGGGGCGCCGTCGGCGTCATGGCCCTCACGAGCTTCGTCCTGATCCTCGCGGAGTTCCTCCCGCCCGGTCTGCTCACCCCGATGGCCACCACGCTCGGCATCACCGAGGGGCAGGCGGGCCAGGCGGTGTCGGCGACGGCGTTCATCGGGCTCCTCGTCGCCCCGACGATCGGCGCGCTGCTCCCGCGGGTCGACCGCCGCGCCCTGCTGACCGTGCTCGCGGCGGCCGCCGCGGTGTCGAACCTGCTGGTCGCGATCGCGCCGAGCTTCGTCGTGCTGCTGGCCGCCCGGCTCCTGCTGGGTGCCGCGATCGGCGGGTTCTGGGCGATGTCGCTGGCGGTGGCGTCCCGGCTGAGCACGCCGGGCCGGCTCGGACGGTCGATGATGCTGGTCAACACCGGCACCACCCTCGCGACGGTCGCCGGGGTGCCGGTGGCCGTCTACCTCGGTGCGCTGGCCGGCTGGCAGGCCGTGTTCGTCGGTGTCGCGGTCCTGTCCGCGCTGACCGCGCTCACGATCCGCACCGTGCTGCCCCCGGTCGCGCCGGACGCCGCCGACGGGCTGCGACCGCTGGTCGACACGCTGCGCGCCCCCGGGATGCCGCGTGGGCTGGCCGGTCACGTGCTGACCGTCCTGGGGCACTTCGCCGCGTTCACCTACGTCCGGCCCGCGCTGGGGACCGTCCCGGGGCTCGACGCGGGCGGGGTGGCCGTGCTGCTCGCGGTGTTCGGCGCCGGTGGGGTGGTGGGCAACCTCGTCGTCGGGATGCTGGTGGACCGGTACCTGCGGCTGGTGCGGTACGCCGTCCCGCTGGTGCTGGCCGCCGGGGTCGCGTCGGTGGCGACGTTCCCCGCGGTGCTGCCGGTCGTCGTCGCGGGTGTCGCGGTGTGGGGGCTGTCGTTCGGTGCCTGGCTGACGGTCGTGTCGACGTGGATGGCCCGGGTGGTGCCGGACCGGATGGAGGCGGGCGGCGGGCTGCTCGTCGCGGGCTTCCAGCTCGGCATCACCGTCGGCGCCGTCGTCGGCGGGCTGCTCGTCGACGGCGTCGGGGTCCGCGTCACGCTGGCGGCGGCGGCCGTGGTGGCGACGGTGGGTGGGCTGGCGTTCGGGTCCGCGCCGCAGGAGCCGAGCCGGTCGTAGGCGGGTCAGCGGGCCCGGACCGACCGGGCCGAGGCGCGCCACTGGGACGGCGACATGCCGGCTTCCCGCCGGAAGGCTCGGGCGAACCCCAGCTCGGAGCGGTAGCCGACCCGGTGCGCGACCTCCGCGACGGTGGCCGTGTCGTCGGCGAGCAGCTCCCGCCCCACCCCGACCCGGACCGCCGTCAGGTACCCGGCGGGGCTGCGCCCGACCAGCTCGGTGAAGCGTTCGGCGAAGGCGGCCCGGGACATGGTCGCCTCCCGGGCCATGTCGGCCACCGTCCAGACGCGGGTGAGGTCGGCGAACACGGCGCGCAGGGCACGCCCGATGCGCGGGTCCAGCGCGGAGGACAGCCACCGGTCCGCGCAGCAGGGCTGCTGCTCGACCCACATGCGCACCGCGGTCACCGCGATCGTGGTCGCGATCCGCGAGCAGATCACCGTGTCGCCGCTGCGGACCGCCCCGCCGACGGTGCTCCACCCGCACGCCATGCCGCGGACCAGGGCCGCCATCCCCGGCTCGGCGGCCCCGAACGACCGGGCGACCACCGCGTCCGGGAGCGGGCCCTCGTCGGGCCGCCCGGCCGGGGGCCGCGTCAGCTCGACGACGGTGGCCTCGGCGCCGCCGTCGCCGCGGACGGTCAGGTCGGCGTGCCGCGGGACCAGGACGAGGTCGCCCGCCGCGACCGGGGTCCAGCCCTGCTCGGCCGCCGCCCGGACCGCGGCGCGGCCGTCGTGCAGGAAGACGAACCCGGCGGTGTCGCGGAGCACCGTGGACACGGCGCCGTCGGTCACCCGGGATCGGCGGGACCGGCGCAGCTCCCACTCCATGCCGGCGAGCATCCGGTCGAGACGGGAGTCGATCGCATCGGGTAGAGGTGCGGTCACACCGTGATAAGCCACGCTGCCCGACCGGCTATTCCGGTCGGTGCGCAGCGGCTCGTCACGGCCGCGGCGCGGGACCACCTCGTGCGGTCGCGGTGGACGGTGGGCACGGTCGCCCGTTCAGGGGCGAGCCGCGACGCCCAGCCGCGTCAGGCCCTTCTCCAGGTCGCCGCCGAGGATCCGGTCCATCGGCACGACGCGGCCCAGCAGCGCGGCGATCCCCCGCTGCTCGCCGGTCATCCGCCAGACGACCTCGGTCCGGGCACCGTCGGCGGGGACGAACAGGAAGGTCGAGGTGGCGGTGGAGCGGAACGGCTTCTCGAAGGTCACCGCGACGTCGACCTGGTCCGCGGCGTCACCGACGACCTCCATCGTCCCGCGGCCGGCCCGGCGGTTGCCCGACCACGAGTACCGCGCGCCGAGGCCGCGCTCGGGCCCGGAGTACTCCCGGTGCAGGTCCGGGTCGAGGCCCTCCCAGGGCAACCAGCCCCGCCACGCGTGCAGGTCCGCGACGGTCCGGCGCTCGACGAGGTAGCTGCTCACGGCGGTGGAAGCTAGTCCCACGGACCGGATGCGGGAATCCCCCACCGACGGCCCCGGACAGGAGTCAGTCCCGCGCCTCGACGTAGTCGGTGCTCTCCTCGCCAACCGGGGTGCGTGACCCGCCCAGCGCCCCGTCGGCCCAGCTCGCGGCCTTCCGCAGCCGCAGGCTGTTGGTGACCACCAGGAACGACGAGAGCGCCATCGCGGCCCCGGCCAGCAGGGGGTTCAGCAGCCCCGCCATCGCGACGGGGATCGCCGCGGTGTTGTAGCCGAACGCCCACCAGAGGTTCCCGCGGATGGTGCCCATCGTGGCGCGGGCCAGCTCGACGGTCGCCGGGAGCACGCGCAGGTCGTCGCGCACGAGCACGACGTCGGCGGCCTCCAGGGCGACGTCGGTGCCCGAGCCCACGGCGATGCCCAGGTCCGCGGCGACGAGCGCGGCGGCGTCGTTCACCCCGTCGCCGACCATCGCGACGGTGCGGCCCTGGGCCTGCAGCGCACGGATGTGGTCGACCTTGCCGTCGGGCAGCGCGCCCGCGACGACCTCGGTGATCCCACAGGCGGCGGCGACGGCGTGCGCGGCGGCGGGCCGGTCACCGGTCAGCAACACCGGGCGCAGCCCCATCGCGACCAGCTCGGCGACGGCCACCGGCGCGGACTCCTTCACCGGGTCGGCCAGCGAGATCAGCCCGGCGAGAGCCTCGTCGGCGTGCACGGCGACGACGGTGTGCCCGGCCGCCTCCCATTCCGCGAGCCGCGGCGCGAGCGCACCCGGGTCCTCCGGGGGACGACCGACGGTGACGGTGCAGCCGTCGACGGTGCCGCGGGCTCCGAGCCCGGGCAGCGCGATGAAGTCCTCCACCGCCGGGACGTCCGAACCGGCGTGGGCACGGATCGCGACGGCGATGGCGTGCTCGGACCCGCTCTCGACGGCGGCGGCGCGGGCCAGCAGCTGCGCCGCGTCGCCACCCGGGACGGCCGCGACCTCGACCACGGCCATCCGCCCGGTCGTCAGCGTGCCGGTCTTGTCGAGCACGACCGTGTCGGCGGCCCGGGTGGTCTCCAGCGCCCGGTGCCCCTTCACGAAGATGCCCAGCTCGGCGCCGCGGCCGGTCGCGACCATCAGCGCGGTCGGCGTCGCCAGCCCCAGCGCGCACGGGCAGGCGATGATCACGACGGCGATCGCGGGAGCCAGCGCGCCGGCCCACCCCGCACCGGCCAGCAGCCAGCCCCCGAGGGTGAGCAGCGCCAACCCCAGCACCACCGGCACGAACACCGACGACACCCGGTCGACCAACCGCTGCGTCGCGGACTTCTCGGTCTGTGCCCGCTCGACGGCCGCGATCATCCGCGCGAGGCGGGTGTCGGCCCCGACCTGCTCGGCGACGACGACCAGCCGCCCGCCCGAGGCGATCGTGCCGCCGGTGACGGCGTCGCCCGGCCCGACGGCGGCCGGGACCGGCTCGCCGGTCATCGCGCTGGTGTCGACGGCGGCCCGCCCGGTCTCGACGACGCCGTCGGCGGCGACCCGCTCGCCCGGCCGCACCAGGAAACGGTCGCCGACCCGCAGGCGTCGCACCGGGACGCGGGACTCCACACTCCCGGACAGGACGGTGACCTCGTCGGTCTCCAGCACGGCGAGCGAGCGCATGACCCGCCCGGCGGTACGGCGGGCCCGGGCCTCGAAGTACCGCCCGGCCAGCACGAACGTCGTCACCCCGGCGGCGACCTCGAGGTAGAGCGGCCCGGAGGGGTGCAGCACCGCGTCCCACCCGGTGAGGGTCTGCCGGGTGTCGAGGAAGGCCATCTCCCCCAGCGACCAGACCGAGGCCGAGATCACGCCGAGCGAGACGAGGGTGTCCATCGACGTCGTCCCGTGGCGCAGGTTCAGCACCGCGGTGCGGTGGAACGGCCACGCCGCCCAGCCGACGACGGGCAGCGCGAGCGCCACGACCACCCACTGCCAGTACGGGAAGCGCAGCGACGGCACCAGCGACATCGCCAGCGACAGGTCGGCCAGCGGGATGAACAGGATGAGCGCGACGGCCATCCTGGTCCGCAGCCGGCGCAGCGCGGTGTCGTCGGAGGTGGCCTCGTCACCGGTGTCGGTGGGGCGGATCTCGGTGGCGCCGTAGCCGGCCTTGCGGACCGTCTCGACCAGGGTCGCGACCGGGGTCACCGACGG is a window from the Pseudonocardia sp. HH130629-09 genome containing:
- a CDS encoding MFS transporter, translated to MTDTSTSTRPDRTAWGAVGVMALTSFVLILAEFLPPGLLTPMATTLGITEGQAGQAVSATAFIGLLVAPTIGALLPRVDRRALLTVLAAAAAVSNLLVAIAPSFVVLLAARLLLGAAIGGFWAMSLAVASRLSTPGRLGRSMMLVNTGTTLATVAGVPVAVYLGALAGWQAVFVGVAVLSALTALTIRTVLPPVAPDAADGLRPLVDTLRAPGMPRGLAGHVLTVLGHFAAFTYVRPALGTVPGLDAGGVAVLLAVFGAGGVVGNLVVGMLVDRYLRLVRYAVPLVLAAGVASVATFPAVLPVVVAGVAVWGLSFGAWLTVVSTWMARVVPDRMEAGGGLLVAGFQLGITVGAVVGGLLVDGVGVRVTLAAAAVVATVGGLAFGSAPQEPSRS
- a CDS encoding SRPBCC family protein, producing the protein MSSYLVERRTVADLHAWRGWLPWEGLDPDLHREYSGPERGLGARYSWSGNRRAGRGTMEVVGDAADQVDVAVTFEKPFRSTATSTFLFVPADGARTEVVWRMTGEQRGIAALLGRVVPMDRILGGDLEKGLTRLGVAARP
- a CDS encoding cytochrome c oxidase assembly protein; this encodes MSASTEQATTDAAGGAQPAPAVPARQDRRALLTALTVALVLLCAGAAVAVSIGDDGFWRQSGLPVPEPGLKAATVVAKALAVAATALAAGSLLVGGLVAAPQTSGTVDVHGYRALRRGTLAATVAGVSAIAAGWLSVADMTGNSPGVLASVGPFGWLDAAATIEEPLGWALAGALLLLVALGSAFSLSWKAAAALGLLAACAMAVPAAVHPAATGAGHDWSGDANVLRAVAGTAWLGLVAALVAFRAHGGVVEGRTAGRVRGLLAVGGVVYLLGEVVFQLVVTDAGPLGGSPYVRVAVVVAVLLAALVPLTALLARGLVADPAGPVPARLLPVVAVLGATVATLGVASIRLVPPRFVVADDSALQTLIGWDITRPFSALAVLVDWRWNLLFGTGALVLAGLYLAAVRRLAARGVTWPVGRTVAWLLGCATLLLATSSGLGFYSPSMFSVHMISHMTLNMLAPILLSLGGAVTLALRVLRPAGRGNPPGPREWLLAAVHSRVAKVVTHPAFAAMLFVGSFYVLYFTPLFDGALRFHWTHQLMNLHFVLVGYLFFWPLIGVDAAPHRLPHLGRLAVMLATMPFHAFFGVAVMSSSTVLGENFYRQVGLPWVDLLDDQRTGGGIAWATGEIPMLLVMVTLVVQWSRDDSREAARKDRQAERDDDAELKAYNAMLEQMRRGG
- a CDS encoding helix-turn-helix transcriptional regulator; the protein is MTAPLPDAIDSRLDRMLAGMEWELRRSRRSRVTDGAVSTVLRDTAGFVFLHDGRAAVRAAAEQGWTPVAAGDLVLVPRHADLTVRGDGGAEATVVELTRPPAGRPDEGPLPDAVVARSFGAAEPGMAALVRGMACGWSTVGGAVRSGDTVICSRIATTIAVTAVRMWVEQQPCCADRWLSSALDPRIGRALRAVFADLTRVWTVADMAREATMSRAAFAERFTELVGRSPAGYLTAVRVGVGRELLADDTATVAEVAHRVGYRSELGFARAFRREAGMSPSQWRASARSVRAR
- a CDS encoding serine/threonine-protein kinase gives rise to the protein MTRGDDPERTRRDASDPWRTGNRRQRPPSGPAPDLTRRVGGSRPAPRRADEDPATRSNAPDATRRVGPPPGPGRPGPGGPGGPGGPADGTRRLGPGEAPTHHLGTPPTAAYGAPRPSRPDATRMMPAPITEPELLGGRYRLEGLIGQGGMSDVHRATDTRLNRPVAVKIFGAADDPSADQRFEQEAQVMANLRHPGLVAVHDFAVEADRAYLVMELVDGPTLKDVIASEDLPPEDIRRIGAEVAQTLAYVHSQGVTHRDVKPSNILIDSDGRARLADFGIAALLGADGHTAAGEIIGTPAYLSPEQVQGRPVGPPTDVYALGLVLLEVWTGRQEYQGQGLQGAAERVNRAPVVPADVPEPLRTAIAQSTATDPARRPDARRVAEILAEPTAVATPVVAPEPEPEQRDLGSSGIGKWIAIGALVVALLVLLLGFLLFGNDDSDTQAPPTTETSAPPTTETTTETTEAPSSENGGGIQIPSNIPGLPTNLPSLPTELPSLPSLPSNLPDPGQIGQDAQGFSEAIQRWWSGITGN
- a CDS encoding heavy metal translocating P-type ATPase — encoded protein: MSTDSAVDRSAPETDVRTVELKIDGMTCAACVGRVERKLGRLDGVDATVNLATERALVRYPSVTPVATLVETVRKAGYGATEIRPTDTGDEATSDDTALRRLRTRMAVALILFIPLADLSLAMSLVPSLRFPYWQWVVVALALPVVGWAAWPFHRTAVLNLRHGTTSMDTLVSLGVISASVWSLGEMAFLDTRQTLTGWDAVLHPSGPLYLEVAAGVTTFVLAGRYFEARARRTAGRVMRSLAVLETDEVTVLSGSVESRVPVRRLRVGDRFLVRPGERVAADGVVETGRAAVDTSAMTGEPVPAAVGPGDAVTGGTIASGGRLVVVAEQVGADTRLARMIAAVERAQTEKSATQRLVDRVSSVFVPVVLGLALLTLGGWLLAGAGWAGALAPAIAVVIIACPCALGLATPTALMVATGRGAELGIFVKGHRALETTRAADTVVLDKTGTLTTGRMAVVEVAAVPGGDAAQLLARAAAVESGSEHAIAVAIRAHAGSDVPAVEDFIALPGLGARGTVDGCTVTVGRPPEDPGALAPRLAEWEAAGHTVVAVHADEALAGLISLADPVKESAPVAVAELVAMGLRPVLLTGDRPAAAHAVAAACGITEVVAGALPDGKVDHIRALQAQGRTVAMVGDGVNDAAALVAADLGIAVGSGTDVALEAADVVLVRDDLRVLPATVELARATMGTIRGNLWWAFGYNTAAIPVAMAGLLNPLLAGAAMALSSFLVVTNSLRLRKAASWADGALGGSRTPVGEESTDYVEARD